The proteins below are encoded in one region of Populus alba chromosome 2, ASM523922v2, whole genome shotgun sequence:
- the LOC118044447 gene encoding pentatricopeptide repeat-containing protein At4g01570, whose product MSRCRTTTRQLRHSCFGFPKETPKPNTLHHARTPLSTSSSSSYQMGNILLVAYLTKTLSESGTRSLDPDSIPLSESLVLQILRRNSLDSSKKMEFFKWCSLRHIYKHSVSTYSQMFSTLCRTGYLEEVPNLLNSMKNDGIVVGSETFKLLLDAFIRSGKFDSALDILDHMEELGSNPNPHMYDSIIVALAKKNQVGLALSIMFKLLEASNGNEENAVGVSLPGSVACNALLVALRNGEMKVEFKTVFAKLREKRGFELNTWGYNICIHAFGCWGDLTTSLRLFKEMKEKSLASGSLDPDLCTYNSLIHVLCLAGKVKDAVIVYEELKVSGHEPDAFTYRILIQGCCKSYQMEDATKIFSEMQYNGFLPDTVVYNSLLDGMFKARKVMEACQLFEKMVQDGVRASCWTYNILIDGLCKNGRAEAGYNLFCGLKKKGHFVDAVTYSTVVLLLCRKGHLEEALHLVEEMEERGFVVDLITITSLLIAFHKQGRWDCTERLMKHIRDVNLLPNVLKWRADMDASLKNPPRSREDYTPMFPSTGGLQEIMSSISSPKSRSDDGVTEDEKSSSADTDQWSSSPYMDHLANQAKSTDLSSQLFSLSRGQRVQAKGAGSFDIDMVNTFLSIFLAKGKLSLACKLFEIFTDMGVDPVSYTYNSIMSSFVKRGYFNRAWDVFNEMGEKVCPPDIATYNLVIQGLGKMGRADLASSVLDKLMKQGGYLDIVMYNTLIDALGKAGRIDEANNLFEQMKTSGLNPDVVTYNIMIEVHSKTGRLKDAYKFLKMMLDAGCLPNHITDTTLDFLAKEIEKLRYQKASIMRQKDDSP is encoded by the coding sequence ATGTCAAGATGCAGAACAACAACCAGACAACTAAGACATTCATGTTTTGGATTCCCAAAGGAAACCCCGAAACCAAACACATTACATCACGCAAGAACCCCTCTATCaacatcttcatcatcatcgtACCAAATGGGAAACATACTCCTGGTGGCTTATCTAACCAAGACCCTCTCCGAGTCCGGCACTCGTAGTCTGGACCCAGATTCAATACCTCTATCAGAATCTCTGGTTCTCCAAATCCTACGGAGGAACTCTCTTGACAGCTCTAAGAAAATGGAATTTTTCAAATGGTGTTCTCTCCGGCATATTTACAAACACTCGGTGAGCACATACTCTCAAATGTTTTCCACTTTGTGCCGTACTGGGTACCTTGAAGAAGTTCCTAATTTGCTAAATTCAATGAAGAATGATGGTATTGTTGTTGGGTCTGAGACTTTTAAGTTGTTGCTTGATGCATTTATTCGATCTGGGAAGTTTGACTCTGCACTTGACATTCTTGATCACATGGAGGAATTAGGATCTAACCCGAACCCCCATATGTATGATTCTATTATCGTTGCACTTGCTAAGAAAAACCAGGTGGGTTTAGCGTTGTCTATAATGTTTAAGCTTCTAGAAGCTTCTAATGGTAATGAAGAGAATGCTGTTGGTGTTTCACTTCCGGGCTCCGTTGCATGCAACGCTTTGTTGGTTGCGCTTCGAAATGGAGAAATGAAAGTAGAATTCAAAACTGTTTTTGCTAAATTGAGGGAAAAAAGGGGGTTCGAGTTGAATACATGGGGTTATAACATCTGCATTCATGCATTTGGTTGTTGGGGTGATCTGACTACTTCTTTGAGGCTTTTTAAAGAGATGAAGGAAAAGAGTTTGGCTTCTGGGTCATTGGATCCTGATTTGTGCACCTATAATAGCCTGATTCATGTTCTATGCTTGGCTGGGAAGGTGAAGGACGCGGTGATTGTGTATGAGGAATTAAAGGTGTCTGGTCATGAGCCTGATGCCTTTACTTATCGAATACTTATACAAGGGTGCTGTAAATCTTATCAAATGGAAGATGCAACAAAGATTTTTAGTGAAATGCAGTACAATGGGTTCCTTCCAGATACCGTAGTGTACAATTCTCTTTTAGATGGGATGTTCAAGGCAAGGAAAGTTATGGAAGCATGCCAGTTGTTCGAGAAGATGGTTCAGGATGGAGTAAGGGCCTCATGTTGGACGTACAATATTCTGATTGATGGGTTGTGCAAGAATGGCAGGGCTGAAGCTGGTTACAATTTATTTTGTGGTTTGAAGAAGAAGGGTCACTTTGTGGATGCTGTTACCTACAGCACTGTTGTGCTGCTACTTTGTAGGAAAGGTCATCTTGAGGAAGCACTGCACTTAGTGGAAGAAATGGAGGAAAGAGGGTTTGTTGTTGACCTAATTACTATAACATCGCTCTTGATTGCATTTCATAAACAAGGTAGGTGGGATTGCACAGAAAGGTTGATGAAGCACATAAGGGATGTTAATCTATTACCAAATGTTCTCAAATGGAGGGCAGATATGGATGCTTCATTGAAAAATCCTCCAAGAAGTAGAGAGGATTATACTCCCATGTTTCCATCTACTGGTGGCCTCCAGGAAATTATGAGTTCAATAAGTTCCCCTAAGTCAAGGTCAGATGATGGTGTGACTGAGGATGAGAAGAGTTCGTCTGCTGACACTGATCAGTGGTCATCATCTCCGTACATGGATCATTTGGCCAATCAAGCAAAATCCACTGACCTTTCTTCTCAGCTATTTTCGCTGTCTAGGGGCCAGAGAGTTCAAGCTAAAGGGGCAGGCTCTTTTGATATTGATATGGTGAATACGTTCTTGTCTATATTTTTGGCCAAGGGAAAGCTGAGCTTAGCCTGCAAATTGTTTGAGATATTCACTGATATGGGCGTGGACCCTGTGAGTTACACTTACAATTCTATCATGAGTTCTTTTGTGAAGAGGGGTTATTTCAATAGGGCATGGGatgtttttaatgaaatggGTGAAAAGGTTTGCCCACCAGACATCGCAACATACAATTTGGTGATTCAAGGGTTGGGGAAAATGGGGAGAGCAGATCTAGCCAGCTCCGTTCTAGATAAGCTAATGAAGCAAGGTGGTTACCTTGACATTGTTATGTATAACACCCTGATTGATGCACTGGGAAAGGCTGGTAGGATTGATGAAGCTAACAATCTTTTTGAACAGATGAAGACTAGTGGATTAAATCCTGATGTGGTCACTTATAATATTATGATTGAAGTTCATAGCAAGACAGGTCGGTTGAAAGACGcatataaattcttaaaaatgatGTTGGACGCAGGCTGCTTGCCAAACCATATCACAGACACGACTTTGGACTTTCTAGCAAAAGAGATTGAAAAACTAAGGTACCAAAAGGCATCAATTATGCGCCAAAAAGATGATTCTCCTTGA
- the LOC118044448 gene encoding probable inactive purple acid phosphatase 29: protein MAKKSTPSISLSHFLGVVVFSLCFFVPKSVLGEKKELRFTKNGEFKILQVADMHFADGKTTSCLDVFPNQMPTCSDLNTSAFVERMIQAEKPDFIVFTGDNIFGFDATDAAKSLSAAFQPAIASNIPWAAILGNHDQESTLSREGVMKHIAGLKNTLSQVNPAEVHIIDGFGNYNLEIGGVKGSRFENKSALNLYFLDSGDYSTVPAIPGYGWIKPSQQLWFQRTSAKLRRAYTRQPEAQKGPAPGLVYFHIPLPEFASFDSSNFTGVRQEGISSASVNSGFFTTMVEAGDVKAVFTGHDHLNDFCGELTGIQLCYAGGFGYHAYGKAGWSRRARVVLASLEKTEQGSWGAVKSIKTWKRLDDEHLTTVDGQVLWSKSHAGARRKKQVGSPE, encoded by the exons ATGGCGAAGAAGAGCACACCAAGTATTTCACTCTCCCACTTTTTGGGGGTTGTGGTTTTTTCTCTCTGCTTCTTCGTTCCAAAATCTGTGTTGGGTGAGAAAAAAGAGCTGCGATTTACAAAAAATGGAGAGTTCAAGATACTGCAAGTGGCAGATATGCACTTTGCGGATGGCAAGACCACGTCTTGCCTCGATGTGTTCCCCAATCAGATGCCTACTTGCTCTGACCTCAACACCTCTGCCTTTGTTGAGCGCATGATTCAAGCTGAGAAGcctgattttattgttttcactg GGGATAACATTTTTGGCTTTGATGCCACGGATGCTGCAAAATCACTGAGTGCTGCCTTTCAGCCTGCAATTGCATCAAACATCCCGTGGGCTGCTATTTTGGGGAACCATGACCAAGAATCCACTTTGTCAAGGGAAGGGGTTATGAAACATATTGCTGGCCTTAAGAATACTCTCTCTCAAGTCAATCCTGCGGAGGTACACATCATTGATGGTTTTGGGAACTATAACCTGGAGATTGGCGGGGTTAAAGGTTCTcgatttgaaaataaatcagCTCTTAATCTTTATTTCCTTGATAGCGGAGACTACTCCACAGTTCCGGCAATCCCTGGCTATGGTTGGATTAAACCCTCTCAGCAGCTTTGGTTCCAACGCACCTCTGCGAAGCTTCGG AGAGCATACACGAGACAGCCAGAGGCTCAGAAAGGACCTGCACCTGGGCTGGTGTACTTTCACATCCCATTGCCTGAGTTTGCAAGTTTCGATTCATCAAACTTCACAGGAGTGAGACAAGAAGGCATTAGCTCTGCTTCTGTGAACTCGGGCTTCTTCACAACCATGGTAGAAGCTGGGGATGTGAAAGCTGTTTTCACCGGACATGATCATCTCAATGACTTCTGTGGTGAGCTTACTGGTATACAACTTTGTTATGCTGGGGGTTTTGGATACCATGCCTATGGGAAGGCAGGGTGGTCAAGGAGGGCGAGGGTGGTGTTGGCATCTTTGGAAAAGACAGAGCAAGGAAGTTGGGGAGCTGTCAAGTCTATCAAAACATGGAAGCGCCTTGATGATGAACACCTTACCACTGTTGATGGTCAGGTCCTTTGGAGCAAGAGCCATGCAG GAGCCCGTAGAAAGAAACAGGTTGGCAGCCCTGAGTAA
- the LOC118044449 gene encoding probable inactive purple acid phosphatase 29 — MAKKSTPSISLSHFWGVVFFSLCFFIPKSVLGEKKELRFRKNGEFKILQVADMHFADGKTTSCLDVFPNQMPTCSDLNTSAFVERMIQAEKPDFIVFTGDNIFGFDATDAAKSLSAAFQPAIASNIPWAAILGNHDQESTLSREGVMKHIAGLKNTLSQVNPAEVHIIDGFGNYNLEIGGVKGSRFENKSALNLYFLDSGDYSTVPAIPGYGWIKPSQQLWFQRTSAKLRRAYTRQPEAQKGPAPGLVYFHIPLPEFASFDSSNFTGVRQEGISSASVNSGFFTTMVEAGDVKAVFTGHDHLNDFCGELTGIQLCYAGGFGYHAYGKAGWSRRARVVLASLEKTEQGSWGAVKSIKTWKRLDDEHLTTVDGQVLWSKSHAGARRKKHVGSPE, encoded by the exons ATGGCGAAGAAGAGCACACCAAGTATTTCACTCTCCCACTTTTGGGgggttgtgtttttttctctctgctTCTTCATTCCAAAATCTGTGTTGGGTGAGAAAAAAGAGTTGCGATTTAGAAAAAATGGAGAGTTCAAGATACTGCAAGTGGCAGATATGCACTTTGCGGATGGCAAGACCACGTCTTGCCTCGATGTGTTCCCCAATCAGATGCCTACTTGCTCTGACCTCAACACCTCTGCCTTTGTTGAGCGCATGATTCAAGCTGAGAAGcctgattttattgttttcactg GGGATAACATTTTTGGCTTTGATGCCACGGATGCTGCAAAATCACTGAGTGCTGCCTTTCAGCCTGCAATTGCATCAAACATCCCGTGGGCTGCTATTTTGGGGAACCATGACCAAGAATCCACTTTGTCAAGGGAAGGGGTTATGAAACATATTGCTGGCCTTAAGAATACTCTCTCTCAAGTCAATCCTGCGGAGGTACACATCATTGATGGTTTTGGGAACTATAACCTGGAGATTGGCGGGGTTAAAGGTTCacgatttgaaaataaatcagCTCTTAATCTTTATTTCCTTGATAGCGGAGACTACTCCACAGTTCCGGCAATCCCTGGCTATGGTTGGATTAAACCCTCTCAGCAGCTTTGGTTCCAACGCACCTCTGCGAAGCTTCGG AGAGCATACACGAGACAGCCAGAGGCTCAGAAAGGACCTGCACCTGGGCTGGTGTACTTTCACATCCCATTGCCTGAGTTTGCAAGTTTTGATTCATCAAACTTCACAGGAGTGAGACAAGAAGGCATTAGCTCTGCTTCTGTGAACTCGGGCTTCTTCACAACCATGGTAGAAGCTGGGGATGTGAAAGCTGTTTTCACCGGACATGATCATCTCAATGACTTCTGTGGTGAGCTTACTGGTATACAACTTTGTTATGCTGGGGGTTTTGGATACCATGCCTATGGGAAGGCAGGGTGGTCAAGGAGGGCGAGGGTGGTGTTGGCATCTTTGGAAAAGACAGAGCAAGGAAGTTGGGGAGCTGTCAAGTCTATCAAAACATGGAAGCGCCTTGATGATGAACACCTTACCACTGTTGATGGTCAGGTCCTTTGGAGCAAGAGCCATGCAG GAGCCCGTAGAAAGAAACATGTTGGCAGCCCTGAGTAA